The DNA window ACAGCGCGACGCCGGGTACGACGTCAGCGACTACTGCGACGTAGACCCGCTGTTCGGCTCACTGGGCGATTTCGACGGAATGATCGCGGAGGCCAACCGGCTGAACCTGAGGGTGATCGTGGACCTCGTTCCCAACCACTGCTCCGACCAGCACCGCGATTTCCAGGCTGCCCTCGCCGCAGGCGCAGGCAGCCCGGAACGGGACATGTTCATCTTCCGCGATGGCACCGGCTCCACCGGCGAGGAACCGCCCAACAACTGGCAATCACACTTCGGCGGCTCAGCCTGGACCCGCATCACCGAGCCCGACGGCGAGCCGGGACAGTGGTACCTGCACCTGTTCGATTCCTCGCAGCCGGACTTCAACTGGGACAACCGGGCTGTCCATGACGAGTTTGAGCGAGTCCTGCGTTTCTGGCTGGACCGGGGAGTTTCCGGCTTCCGGGTGGACGTCGCCCACGCGCTGGTCAAAGCGCCGGGACTGCCGGAGTGGGGCGGACGCGCGGACGGCAGCAGCTCAGACGGATTTCCCGGCCACGAGGCGCCGATGTTCGGCCAGCCTGCCCTGCACGACATCTATCGGGACTGGCGGCGGATTCTTGAGGAGTACGGACCCGATCGGATCCTTTGCGCCGAGGCCAATGTGGACCCGCTTCCCCGGCTGGCCGAGTGGGTCCGGCCCGACGAAATGCACCAGGCGTTCAATTTCCCGTACCTGCATGCCGGACTGGACCTCCAGCGCCTGCGCACCATTGTCACGGAGTCGTTGACGTCGCTGGATGCCGTGGGTGCCCCGAGCACCTGGGTGCTCTCCAACCACGACGTCGTCCGGCATGCCACCCGCTTCGGTTACGAGTGGTCAGGACCGCGCGAAGGCGACGGGATCGGGCCGTCGGACCCCCAGCCGGACCACGCGCTGGGCCGGTCCCGGGCCGCGGCCGCGTCCTTGTTCATGCTCGGCCTGCCGGGCGGCGCCTACCTCTACCAGGGGGAAGAACTCGGACTCCCTGACGGCATCGACATCCCGGAGCACCAGCGGCAGGATCCCACGTTTGCTCGGACCGGCGGCGCCCGGCTGGGACGGGACGGTTGCCGCGTCCCGCTGCCGTGGCGCGCCTCGGAGTTGCACAACGGTTTCGGCGACGGCGGGCAGCCCTGGCTCCCGCAACCGGCGAGCTTTACGGAACTGGCCCGGGACGCCCAGGCCGCGGACCCGGCGTCGCACCTGAACCTCTACCGGCGCATGCTGGCGACCCGCCGCGAACTCGGCCTCGGGCGCGGTTCCCTGTCCTGGGCCGAGGAATGGTGCACGGGCTCTTCGCTGGCGTTCCTGAACGGCGACGTCCTGGTGGTCATGAATATGGGCAATGAGTCCCTCGAACTGCCGGCCGGCGAAGTGTTGCTCCGCAGCTCCTCCGCGGACCACGAATTGGCGGACGGCTGGCATGGAATAAGCTCTGGAGAGACCGTTTGGTTGCGGATTTCAGCAGAGGACTCGGAAAGCTAGGTACATGACCGGCATCAAGGAAGTCGCGGAGCGTGCCGGGCTCTCCATAGCTACGGTTTCGCGCGCCTTGAGCGGCAGGGGCCACGTGTCGCCTAAGAGCCGGGAACGTGCCCGGGCGGCCGCCGCGGACCTTGGCTTCGTACCGTCCTACCAGGCCTCAAGCCTCGCCTCCGGCCGAAACAGCAACATCGGCCTTGTAGTGCCATCCGTCCACCGCTGGTACTTCTCTTCGGTGGTGGAGGGGGTCTCGGCTGCGCTGCTGGATGCCGGCTACGACCTGACCCTGTACAACATCACTGAAGGCTCATCGCGCCGCCAGAGCGTTCTCAACGACTTCCTGCTGCGCAAACGGGTAGACGCGGTCATAGCAGTTTCGCTCGCGCTCACCGAGTCCGAGATCGCGCAGATGCTGGCGATCCACCGCCCCATCGTGGGAATCGGCGGCCCGCTGCCGGGGGCTTCCACCATCCGCATCGACGATCACGGCCTCGCGGAGGCGGCGGTGAACCACCTGATAGGCCTGGGCCACAGCAGGATCGCTCATATGACCGGGGGTTCGGCGTACGAGCAGGACTTTAAGATCCCCCGTACCCGCCTTGCCGGCTATGACACGGCCATGCTGGCCGCCGGGATCAGTGTGCGGCCGGAGTGGACCGTAACCGCGGACTTCACCGTCCAGGGTGCCTACGCGGCCGCCCGCACGCTGCTGGGTGGCATTCCGTTGGGCGGCAATTCCGAGCGGCCAACCGCCGTGTTCGCCGCTTCCGACGAGATGGCAATCGGCACCATCCTCGCCGCCCGCGATTTCGGGCTTCGGGTTCCGGATGACCTGTCCGTCATCGGCATGGACGGGCACGAACTCGGCGAGCTCTTCGGCCTCACCACCATTGACCAGGATCCGCGCGGCCAGGGTGCACTGGCAGTCCGCCTGTTGCTGGACGGGCTCGACGGCGGAACGGACCAGGCGGTGCAGGACATCGAGTATCCGACCCGGTTTATCATCAGGTCCAGTACTGCTGTGCCGCTGGCCTAGGCTTCGGCGCCGCCCATGAACCGTACGAACCGTTCCAGGACGTCGGGCCAGCCCTTCTCGTAGCTGGCACGAGTGCCGGCCGGGTCCTCGGCGCCTTCCCAGCCGTCGTGCACTACGCGGACCTCCGTGCCGCCATCGACAGCCCGGAACGCAATCCTGAGCTCTGTCGACCATAGTGCCGTGGTGCCGGGGTACCAGGAGGCGTGGAAGGACAGCGGAGGCTGCCAGTCATCGATGGTTCCCCAGGCCGCGCTCCTGCCGTCGTCCGCGGTCTCGAGGATCAGGTTCTCCTCGAACTCGACGTAGGAGCCGGGGCCGTACACGCTGTTGGTCTCCATCGGCCACCACAGGTGCGTGTGGTCGGTGAAGCCTATGAAGGCCCGCGACACAGGTCCGGGCACTACTGCGGTGCAGACCACCGGCTCCAGGCCCTCGGCGGGAACAGGCTCGTTGGAGCCGGGGCCGGCGGCGTGGCTGAAGAGGTTTTCCATGGGCACCAACTCTACCGCCATACCCGTTTGGTGCCTGACAGCTTCACGCTGGACTGGCGGCTTAAAAGGATCAGGCCCCGACATACGATGTCGGGGCCTGAGCCATAAATAGTGTCCGGCGGTGACCTACTCTCCCACACCCTCCCGGGTGCAGTACCATCGGCGCTGTGGGTCTTAGCTTCCGGGTTCGGAATGGGACCGGGCGTTTCCCCCACGCTATGACCGCCGTAACCCTTGCTCCGCAACCCTTTTGGGGGTTGGGAAATTTGTGGTTACAACATCCCTGCCCGGTGAAGGGGCAGGTGTGGTGTTGTTATGTAGTTGTTGGTTCCTGTGCAACAAACCGGTGGTGCGGGTTTGTTGGTTGGGAACCACATAGTGGACGCAAGCAGTCTTGTTTCTTCTTACCGCCCCTGGGTGCAAACGCTTTTGAATCCGTTTGCGGGGTGGTGTGTGGTGTAAGTTATCGGCCTATTAGTACCGGTCAGCTTCACGAGTCGTTAGTCCTCGCTTCCACATCCGGCCTATCAACCCAGTGGTCTGGCTGGGGGCCTCTCACACACAAGGTGTATGGAAATCTCATCTCGAAGCGAGCTTCCCGCTTAGATGCTTTCAGCGGTTATCCCATCCGAACGTAGCTAATCAGCGGTGCACTTGGCAGTACAACTGACACACCAGAGGTTCGTCCGTCCCGGTCCTCTCGTACTAAGGACAGCCCTTCTCAAATTTCCTGCGCGCGCAGCGGATAGGGACCGAACTGTCTCACGACGTTCTAAACCCAGCTCGCGTACCGCTTTAATGGGCGAACAGCCCAACCCTTGGGACCTACTCCAGCCCCAGGATGCGACGAGCCGACATCGAGGTGCCAAACCATGCCGTCGATATGGACTCTTGGGCAAGATCAGCCTGTTATCCCCGAGGTACCTTTTATCCGTTGAGCGACGGCCATTCCACAATGTACCGCCGGATCACTAGTCCCGACTTTCGTCCCTGCTCGAGATGTCTCTCTCACAGTCAAGCTCCCTTGTGCACTTACACTCGACACCTGATTGCCAACCAGGCTGAGGGAACCTTTGGGCGCCTCCGTTACTTTTTAGGAGGCAACCGCCCCAGTTAAACTACCCATCAGGCACTGTCCCTGACCCGGATTACGGGCCGAAGTTAGATGTCCAAAGTGACCAGAGTGGTATTTCAACGATGACTCCACCCGAACTGGCGTCCGGGCTTCAACGTCTCCCACCTATCCTACACAAGCCACTCCGAACACCAATACCAAACTATAGTAAAGGTCTCGGGGTCTTTCCGTCCTGCTGCGCGTAACGAGCATCTTTACTCGTACTGCAATTTCGCCGAGTTTATGGTTGAGACAGCGGGGAAGTCGTTACTCCATTCGTGCAGGTCGGAACTTACCCGACAAGGAATTTCGCTACCTTAGGATGGTTATAGTTACCACCGCCGTTTACTGGGGCTTGAATTCTCAGCTTCGCCTTGCGGCTAACCGGTCCTCTTAACCTTCCAGCACCGGGCAGGAGTCAGTCCGTATACATCGTCTTGCGACTTCGCACGGACCTGTGTTTTTAGTAAACAGTCGCTTCCCCCTGGTCTCTGCGGCCCCGATCCCCTCCCACCAGCAAGTGGTGTTCAAGGTTGGGGCCCCCCTTCTCCCGAAGTTACGGGGGCATTTTGCCGAGTTCCTTAACCATAATTCTCTCGATCGCCTTAGTATTCTCTACCTGATCACCTGTGTCGGTTTGGGGTACGGGCGGCTAAAACCTCGCGCCGATGCTTTTCTAGGCAGCATAGGATCACCGAATCCCCCCTTTACGGGAGTCCCGTCAGATCTCAGGCATCATGAACGGCGGATTTGCCTACCGTTCGCCCTACATCCTTGGACCGGGACAACCATCGCCCGGCTCGGCTACCTTCCTGCGTCACACCTGTTAATACGCTTGCCTCCCAGGATCAGGTCCCGCGCTCCACCAAAACCCGCACACCACAAGGGTGATAGGGCAGGCTTCGGGCAGTTAGTATCCCCTGTTCAACATGGACGGTTTTTCGCCGGTACGGGAATATCAACCCGTTGTCCATCGACTACGCCTGTCGGCCTCGCCTTAGGTCCCGACTTACCCAGGGCAGATTAGCTTGACCCTGGAACCCTTGATCATTCGGCGGACGGGTTTCTCACCCGTCTTTCGCTACTCATGCCTGCATTCTCACTCGTGTAGGCTCCACCGCTGGTTTACACCGCGACTTCACTGCCCACACGACGCTCCCCTACCCATCCACACTCCTGAACCACGAAGGCTTGGAAAATATGTGAATGCCACAACTTCGGCGGTGTACTTGAGCCCCGCTACATTGTCGGCGCGGAATCACTTGACCAGTGAGCTATTACGCACTCTTTTAAGGATGGCTGCTTCTAAGCCAACCTCCTGGTTGTCTTCGCAACTCCACATCCTTTCCCACTTAGCACACGCTTAGGGGCCTTAGTTGGTGGTCTGGGCTGTTTCCCTCTCGACTATGAAGCTTATCCCCCACAGTCTCACTGCTGCGCTCTCACTTACCGGCATTCGGAGTTTGGCTGACGTCAGTAACCTTGTAGGGCCCATTAGCCATCCAGTAGCTCTACCTCCAGCAAGAAACACGCAACGCTGCACCTAAATGCATTTCGGGGAGAACCAGCTATCACGAAGTTTGATTGGCCTTTCACCCCTACCCACAGCTCATCCCCTCCATTTTCAACTGAAGTGGGTTCGGTCCTCCACGACGTCTTACCGTCGCTTCAACCTGGCCATGGGTAGATCACTTCGCTTCGGGTCTAGATCACGCCACTGCAACGCCCTATTCAGACTCGCTTTCGCTACGGCTTCCCCACACGGGTTAACCTCGCGACGTAACACTAACTCGCAGGCTCATTCTTCAAAAGGCACGCCGTCACAACTACTATGCGATCACTCGCGGTTGCTCCGACGGATTGTAAGCACACGGTTTCAGGTACTGTTTCACTCCCCTCCCGGGGTACTTTTCACCTTTCCCTCACGGTACTGGTCCGCTATCGGTCATTAGGGAGTATTTAGGCTTATCAGGTGGTCCTGACAGATTCACACGGGATTTCTCGGGCCCCGTGCTACTTGGGATACTCTCCAGGCGGTGCACAGCATTACGGTTACGGGGCTCACACCCTCTACGGCCGGCCTTTCAAGACCGTTCACCTATACCTGCACCCTCACCCCACTGTCCCGGCAGAGACAGAACGGAAAGTCCCACAACCCCGCCCATGCAACGCCCGCCGGCTATCACACATGGAACGGTTTAGCCTGATCCGCGTTCGCTCGCCACTACTAACGGAATCACTATTGTTTTCTCTTCCTGCGGGTACTGAGATGTTTCACTTCCCCGCGTTCCCTCCACGCACCCTATGTGTTCAGATGCGGGTCACCAGGTGGCTCGCGCCCCTGGCGGGGTTTCCCCATTCGGACACCCTGGGAT is part of the Arthrobacter sp. KBS0703 genome and encodes:
- a CDS encoding glycoside hydrolase family 13 protein, with protein sequence MSVDSLLHTASPFAGSLTPVHAADHAHGWWRSAVIYQVYPRSFRDLNGDGIGDLAGVTAELPQLAELDIDAVWLSPFYRSPQRDAGYDVSDYCDVDPLFGSLGDFDGMIAEANRLNLRVIVDLVPNHCSDQHRDFQAALAAGAGSPERDMFIFRDGTGSTGEEPPNNWQSHFGGSAWTRITEPDGEPGQWYLHLFDSSQPDFNWDNRAVHDEFERVLRFWLDRGVSGFRVDVAHALVKAPGLPEWGGRADGSSSDGFPGHEAPMFGQPALHDIYRDWRRILEEYGPDRILCAEANVDPLPRLAEWVRPDEMHQAFNFPYLHAGLDLQRLRTIVTESLTSLDAVGAPSTWVLSNHDVVRHATRFGYEWSGPREGDGIGPSDPQPDHALGRSRAAAASLFMLGLPGGAYLYQGEELGLPDGIDIPEHQRQDPTFARTGGARLGRDGCRVPLPWRASELHNGFGDGGQPWLPQPASFTELARDAQAADPASHLNLYRRMLATRRELGLGRGSLSWAEEWCTGSSLAFLNGDVLVVMNMGNESLELPAGEVLLRSSSADHELADGWHGISSGETVWLRISAEDSES
- a CDS encoding LacI family DNA-binding transcriptional regulator, which translates into the protein MTGIKEVAERAGLSIATVSRALSGRGHVSPKSRERARAAAADLGFVPSYQASSLASGRNSNIGLVVPSVHRWYFSSVVEGVSAALLDAGYDLTLYNITEGSSRRQSVLNDFLLRKRVDAVIAVSLALTESEIAQMLAIHRPIVGIGGPLPGASTIRIDDHGLAEAAVNHLIGLGHSRIAHMTGGSAYEQDFKIPRTRLAGYDTAMLAAGISVRPEWTVTADFTVQGAYAAARTLLGGIPLGGNSERPTAVFAASDEMAIGTILAARDFGLRVPDDLSVIGMDGHELGELFGLTTIDQDPRGQGALAVRLLLDGLDGGTDQAVQDIEYPTRFIIRSSTAVPLA
- a CDS encoding SRPBCC domain-containing protein; amino-acid sequence: MENLFSHAAGPGSNEPVPAEGLEPVVCTAVVPGPVSRAFIGFTDHTHLWWPMETNSVYGPGSYVEFEENLILETADDGRSAAWGTIDDWQPPLSFHASWYPGTTALWSTELRIAFRAVDGGTEVRVVHDGWEGAEDPAGTRASYEKGWPDVLERFVRFMGGAEA